One part of the Lapillicoccus jejuensis genome encodes these proteins:
- a CDS encoding thiolase family protein, with product MSGAAYVYDAVRTPFGRYGGALAGQRPDDLAALVVRTLVERSPGLAEDGFGRPVDEVVLGNANGAGEENRNVARMATLLAGLPTSVPGSTVNRLCGSSLDAAMAGSRSIETGDADVVLTGGVESMSRAPWVLPKTEKPYPAGDLALSSTTLGWRLVNPAMPGEWTVSLGEATEQLREKRGITRERQDAFAARSHRLAHRAWEDGWYDDLVVAVPGTDLAHDESIRPTTTPERLAALTPSFRRDGGTVTAGNASPLNDGASAVLLGSERAAAVIGRDPVARVAGRGASALDPRDFGAGPVEAAERALRRAGIGWGDVAAVELNEAFAAQSLACLDAWPVDPELVNRHGGAIAIGHPLGASGGRVLGTLARDLQRTGGRWGVACLCIGVGQGLAVVLENVGSR from the coding sequence GTGAGCGGGGCGGCGTACGTCTACGACGCGGTCCGCACGCCCTTCGGGCGGTACGGCGGCGCGCTGGCCGGCCAACGCCCCGACGACCTCGCGGCGCTCGTCGTGCGCACCCTCGTCGAGCGGTCGCCCGGGCTGGCCGAGGACGGGTTCGGCCGTCCCGTCGACGAGGTGGTCCTCGGCAACGCCAACGGCGCCGGCGAGGAGAACCGCAACGTCGCGCGGATGGCGACGCTGCTCGCCGGCCTGCCGACCAGCGTCCCGGGCAGCACCGTCAACCGGCTCTGCGGCTCGAGCCTCGACGCGGCGATGGCCGGCTCGCGCAGCATCGAGACCGGCGACGCCGACGTCGTCCTCACCGGTGGGGTCGAGTCGATGAGCCGCGCCCCGTGGGTGCTGCCGAAGACCGAGAAGCCCTATCCCGCAGGCGATCTCGCGCTCTCCTCGACGACGCTGGGGTGGCGGCTGGTCAACCCGGCGATGCCGGGCGAGTGGACGGTGTCGCTCGGCGAGGCCACCGAGCAGCTGCGCGAGAAGCGCGGGATCACCCGCGAGCGGCAGGACGCGTTCGCGGCGCGGTCGCACCGGCTGGCGCACCGGGCGTGGGAGGACGGCTGGTACGACGACCTCGTCGTCGCCGTCCCGGGGACCGACCTCGCCCACGACGAGTCGATCCGGCCCACGACGACCCCGGAGCGGCTCGCCGCGCTGACGCCGTCGTTCCGCCGCGACGGCGGGACCGTCACGGCCGGCAACGCCTCGCCGCTCAACGACGGCGCGTCCGCGGTCCTGCTCGGCAGCGAGCGGGCGGCCGCCGTCATCGGGCGGGACCCCGTCGCCCGGGTCGCCGGCCGCGGCGCGAGCGCCCTCGACCCGCGCGACTTCGGCGCGGGCCCCGTCGAGGCGGCGGAGCGCGCCCTGCGGCGCGCGGGGATCGGCTGGGGCGACGTCGCCGCGGTCGAGCTCAACGAGGCCTTCGCGGCCCAGTCGCTGGCGTGCCTCGACGCGTGGCCGGTGGACCCGGAGCTGGTCAACCGGCACGGCGGCGCCATCGCCATCGGGCACCCCCTGGGCGCGTCCGGCGGGCGGGTGCTGGGCACCCTGGCCCGCGACCTGCAGCGCACCGGCGGCCGGTGGGGGGTGGCCTGCCTGTGCATCGGCGTCGGACAGGGGCTGGCGGTCGTCCTGGAGAACGTCGGGTCGCGCTGA
- a CDS encoding phospholipase D family protein, which yields MPDRPVEEFWFLSPQERGNPASDIDRRRGDGRAWTEGNLVVPLVHGATYFRRLHEELRTLGPGDRVFFTDWRSDADQQLAPGGPTVGEVLVELVGRGVDVRGLLWRSHSDRASFSAQENQRVGARLNAAGGEALLDQRVRRGGSHHAKTVVVRRPDRPADDLAFVGGIDLCHGRRDDAAHLGDPQQQPMDRRYRPRAPWHDAALELRGPAVGDVQASFVERWDDPHPLDRRTPYRALVQRAARMPRHPKPLPEPLPEPTGSGPHAVQVLRTYGAKRPGYPFAPHGERSIARAYEKAFARARSSIYVEDQYLWSDLVAGGLARALRRSPDLTVVVVVPRYPDADGALSGPPNRIGQLEAMRVLEEAAPGRVGVFDLENAAGTPIYVHAKVCVIDDVWVTIGSDNFNRRSWTHDTELTCAVVDSTLDERAPRDPGGRGDGARRLARDLRLQLWGEHLGRDADDPALLHPGDGLTLFQDAARALDAWHDGGRRGPRPAGQVRGHRPAPVSRVQRLWAEPLHRLVYDPDGRPLAVRRRRGREV from the coding sequence ATGCCTGACCGTCCCGTCGAGGAGTTCTGGTTCCTCTCCCCGCAGGAGCGGGGCAACCCGGCCAGCGACATCGACCGGCGCCGCGGCGACGGGCGGGCCTGGACCGAGGGCAACCTCGTCGTCCCCCTGGTCCACGGCGCGACGTACTTCCGTCGCCTGCACGAGGAGCTGCGCACGCTGGGCCCCGGTGACCGGGTCTTCTTCACCGACTGGCGCAGCGACGCGGACCAGCAGCTCGCGCCCGGCGGGCCGACCGTCGGCGAGGTGCTCGTCGAGCTGGTCGGGCGCGGGGTCGACGTCCGGGGGCTGCTGTGGCGCTCGCACTCGGACCGCGCCTCCTTCAGCGCCCAGGAGAACCAGCGCGTCGGCGCGCGGCTCAACGCCGCCGGGGGCGAGGCGCTGCTCGACCAGCGGGTCCGGCGCGGGGGGTCGCACCACGCCAAGACCGTCGTCGTCCGGCGCCCGGACCGTCCCGCGGACGACCTGGCCTTCGTCGGGGGGATCGACCTGTGCCACGGACGCCGGGACGACGCCGCCCACCTCGGCGACCCGCAGCAGCAGCCGATGGACCGCCGGTACCGGCCTCGCGCCCCGTGGCACGACGCCGCCCTCGAGCTGCGGGGCCCGGCCGTCGGCGACGTGCAGGCCTCGTTCGTCGAGCGGTGGGACGACCCCCACCCCCTCGACCGCCGCACGCCGTACCGGGCGCTCGTCCAGCGGGCCGCACGGATGCCGCGTCACCCGAAGCCCCTGCCCGAGCCCCTGCCCGAGCCGACGGGGTCGGGGCCGCACGCGGTGCAGGTGCTGCGCACCTACGGGGCCAAGCGGCCCGGCTACCCCTTCGCGCCGCACGGCGAGCGCAGCATCGCCCGCGCCTACGAGAAGGCCTTCGCGCGCGCCCGCTCGAGCATCTACGTGGAGGACCAGTACCTGTGGTCGGACCTCGTGGCCGGCGGGTTGGCCCGGGCCCTGCGCCGGTCACCGGACCTCACCGTGGTCGTGGTCGTGCCCCGCTACCCCGACGCCGACGGCGCGCTGAGCGGGCCGCCGAACCGGATCGGCCAGCTCGAGGCGATGCGCGTGCTGGAGGAGGCGGCCCCCGGACGGGTCGGCGTCTTCGACCTCGAGAACGCGGCGGGCACCCCGATCTACGTGCACGCCAAGGTCTGCGTCATCGACGACGTCTGGGTCACCATCGGGTCGGACAACTTCAACCGCCGCTCGTGGACCCATGACACCGAGCTGACGTGCGCGGTCGTCGACAGCACCCTCGACGAGCGGGCCCCGCGCGACCCGGGCGGGCGGGGTGACGGCGCCCGGAGGCTGGCGCGGGACCTGCGGCTGCAGCTGTGGGGCGAGCACCTCGGCCGCGACGCGGACGACCCGGCGCTGCTCCACCCCGGCGACGGCCTCACCCTGTTCCAGGACGCCGCTCGCGCGCTCGACGCCTGGCACGACGGCGGCCGGCGTGGCCCGCGGCCCGCCGGGCAGGTCCGGGGGCACCGGCCCGCTCCGGTGTCCCGGGTGCAGCGGCTGTGGGCCGAGCCGCTGCACCGCCTGGTCTACGACCCCGACGGCCGACCGCTCGCCGTACGACGCCGCCGCGGCCGCGAGGTCTGA
- a CDS encoding MFS transporter, with translation MTRTRRPLVGWLVADTVSITGTRVSMIAIPLFVLASTGSATRTGLVALAEMLPLVLLKALGGPVIDQLGARRVAVGCDLTSVVVVGSVPFLYDAGRLPFGAFLALVALAGALRGPGDAAKGALAPQVAAAARTPMERVTGLSGTVERTASMTGAVIAGLLVAAVGPANALYVDAASFALSAAVLLATTRALAAVADTPADTPADTPADTPAAAGRGSAYAARLREGFAFLRGDRLLLGIAVMVALTNLLDQAWVAVLMPVWAVDSGRGAAVLGLLFAVFGGASALGALAAAVWAARLPRYVTYLVAFLLCSIPRFLVLALGAPLWLILAVFAVGGLASGFINPILGAVEFERVPAAMVGRVSSLFSAMAWSLMPLGGLVGGLLVDRVGLTAALLGVGAAYLAVTLTPALDRTWRELDRRPEVPRQTSPTTA, from the coding sequence GTGACCCGCACCCGCCGGCCGCTGGTGGGCTGGCTCGTCGCCGACACCGTCTCGATCACCGGGACGCGCGTCTCGATGATCGCCATCCCGCTCTTCGTCCTCGCCAGCACGGGCAGCGCCACCCGCACGGGGCTCGTCGCCCTGGCGGAGATGCTGCCGCTCGTCCTGCTCAAGGCCCTCGGCGGGCCGGTCATCGACCAGCTCGGTGCGCGCCGGGTCGCGGTCGGCTGCGACCTCACCTCCGTCGTCGTGGTCGGCTCCGTCCCGTTCCTGTACGACGCCGGCCGGCTCCCCTTCGGCGCGTTCCTCGCCCTCGTCGCCCTCGCCGGCGCCCTGCGCGGACCCGGCGACGCGGCCAAGGGCGCCCTCGCGCCGCAGGTCGCCGCGGCCGCCCGGACGCCGATGGAGCGCGTCACCGGGCTCTCAGGCACGGTGGAGCGGACGGCGTCCATGACCGGCGCCGTGATCGCCGGCCTGCTGGTCGCCGCCGTCGGCCCGGCCAACGCGCTGTACGTCGACGCGGCCAGCTTCGCGCTGTCGGCCGCGGTCCTGCTGGCCACCACCCGCGCCCTCGCGGCCGTCGCGGACACCCCGGCGGACACCCCCGCCGACACCCCCGCCGACACCCCCGCCGCCGCCGGCCGCGGGTCGGCGTACGCCGCCCGGCTGCGCGAGGGGTTCGCCTTCCTGCGCGGTGACCGGCTCCTGCTCGGTATCGCCGTCATGGTCGCCCTGACCAACCTGCTCGACCAGGCCTGGGTCGCCGTGCTGATGCCCGTCTGGGCGGTCGACAGCGGTCGCGGGGCGGCGGTGCTCGGGCTGCTGTTCGCGGTGTTCGGCGGGGCGTCGGCGCTCGGCGCGCTGGCCGCCGCGGTCTGGGCGGCGCGCCTGCCGCGCTACGTCACCTACCTGGTGGCGTTCCTGCTCTGCAGCATCCCGCGGTTCCTCGTCCTCGCGCTCGGGGCCCCGCTGTGGCTGATCCTCGCGGTGTTCGCGGTCGGCGGGCTCGCGTCGGGGTTCATCAACCCCATCCTCGGCGCCGTCGAGTTCGAGCGGGTCCCGGCCGCGATGGTGGGGCGCGTCTCGTCCCTGTTCTCGGCGATGGCGTGGAGCCTCATGCCGCTCGGCGGGCTCGTCGGCGGCCTGCTCGTGGACCGCGTCGGGCTGACCGCCGCGCTCCTCGGCGTCGGGGCGGCGTACCTGGCCGTCACGCTCACCCCGGCCCTGGACCGGACCTGGCGCGAGCTCGACCGTCGCCCGGAGGTCCCGAGGCAGACCTCCCCGACGACGGCCTGA
- a CDS encoding ArsR/SmtB family transcription factor, giving the protein MSTGPVVTPTPQQLRALTHPARLRMLGMLRVDGPATATSLARALGLNTGATSYHLRQLAEHGFIEEDTERGNARDRWWRATASSTRTAPPSPDDVEGQDAAIAYLQSVVMVYAGQLQRSVEELPLLPQPWQDATTYSDWIVRLSPSGAAALRERLEAVVEAATDEEGEDTAPYVVNLNAYVRPGVLGEDR; this is encoded by the coding sequence ATGAGCACCGGCCCCGTCGTCACCCCGACCCCCCAGCAGCTGCGCGCGCTGACCCACCCCGCCCGGTTGCGCATGCTCGGCATGCTGCGCGTCGACGGCCCCGCGACCGCGACGAGCCTGGCCCGCGCGCTGGGGCTCAACACCGGCGCGACGTCGTACCACCTGCGCCAGCTCGCGGAGCACGGCTTCATCGAGGAGGACACCGAGCGCGGCAACGCCCGCGACCGGTGGTGGCGCGCGACCGCCTCGAGCACGCGCACCGCGCCGCCGTCGCCCGACGACGTCGAGGGCCAGGACGCGGCGATCGCCTACCTCCAGTCGGTCGTCATGGTCTACGCCGGGCAGCTGCAGCGCAGCGTCGAGGAGCTGCCGCTGCTGCCGCAACCCTGGCAGGACGCGACGACGTACAGCGACTGGATCGTGCGCCTCTCCCCCTCCGGGGCCGCCGCGCTGCGCGAGCGGCTCGAGGCCGTCGTCGAGGCGGCGACCGACGAGGAGGGCGAGGACACGGCGCCGTACGTCGTCAACCTCAACGCCTACGTCCGCCCCGGCGTCCTCGGGGAGGACCGGTGA
- a CDS encoding SRPBCC family protein has product MITVSRTLQVAPSPSVVFAYLEDFTRTQEWDPGTVTTTRSDPPGTALGVGAHFHNVSTYRGRETQLDYVCTVHEQDRHLVFEGRNRTVHAADDLTLAPSATGGTVVTYRARFAFQRWVRYVEPFLRRGFEPIADETVARLTEVLDRLP; this is encoded by the coding sequence GTGATCACCGTCTCGCGCACCCTGCAGGTCGCGCCCTCCCCGTCCGTCGTCTTCGCCTACCTCGAGGACTTCACCCGCACCCAGGAGTGGGACCCGGGGACGGTGACCACCACCCGCAGCGACCCGCCCGGCACCGCCCTCGGGGTGGGGGCGCACTTCCACAACGTCTCGACGTACCGCGGCCGGGAGACCCAGCTCGACTACGTGTGCACGGTGCACGAGCAGGACCGGCACCTCGTCTTCGAGGGCCGCAACCGCACGGTCCACGCCGCCGACGACCTCACGCTGGCCCCGTCCGCGACCGGCGGGACCGTCGTGACCTACCGGGCGCGCTTCGCCTTCCAGCGCTGGGTGCGGTACGTCGAGCCGTTCCTGCGCCGGGGGTTCGAGCCCATCGCCGACGAGACGGTCGCGCGGCTGACGGAGGTCCTCGACCGGCTGCCGTGA
- the idi gene encoding isopentenyl-diphosphate Delta-isomerase — MAQHPDHPELVVLLDPDGRPVGTAPKAAVHDEDTPLHLAFSVHVFDADGRVLLTRRALSKRTWPGVWTGTCCGHPGPGEDPADAVRRRCRDELGLELDGLELVDPDFRYRAVDASGTVEHEVCPVWVATAAGPPRPDPAEVAEVAWSTPGDVLATADATPYVLSPWLVWQLQRPVLRARFAPAGEPVGA; from the coding sequence ATGGCGCAGCACCCGGACCACCCCGAGCTCGTCGTCCTGCTCGACCCCGACGGCCGCCCGGTCGGGACCGCCCCGAAGGCGGCGGTGCACGACGAGGACACCCCGCTGCACCTGGCCTTCTCCGTGCACGTCTTCGACGCCGACGGCCGCGTGCTGCTCACCCGCCGCGCCCTGTCCAAGCGCACCTGGCCGGGCGTGTGGACGGGGACGTGCTGCGGCCACCCCGGTCCCGGCGAGGACCCCGCCGACGCCGTACGGCGCCGCTGCCGCGACGAGCTCGGCCTCGAGCTCGACGGGCTCGAGCTCGTCGACCCCGACTTCCGCTACCGCGCCGTCGACGCCTCCGGCACCGTCGAGCACGAGGTCTGCCCGGTCTGGGTCGCCACCGCCGCCGGCCCGCCGCGGCCCGACCCGGCCGAGGTCGCCGAGGTCGCGTGGAGCACGCCGGGCGACGTGCTCGCGACCGCCGACGCGACGCCGTACGTGCTCAGCCCGTGGCTGGTCTGGCAGCTCCAGCGCCCGGTGCTGCGTGCCCGCTTCGCCCCGGCCGGGGAGCCGGTCGGCGCCTGA
- a CDS encoding TetR/AcrR family transcriptional regulator, whose amino-acid sequence MTSTPDIRHDRAPDEIGMRLVDEAARLLAEHGPSGLSLRRVAAASGTSTMAVYTRFGDKQGLLAAMYREGFRRLGARLAEAAQPPDLQAPLPGLAAVGRAYRESALASPFLYALMFGPHPAVAGPGPDGGAAIAEAAEATYRPLEAGVREAVAGGLLVGDPARIARHLWTVAHGAVSLELSGRLAPDEDPAALYDDALLLAALPFLAG is encoded by the coding sequence GTGACGTCGACCCCGGACATCCGTCACGACCGGGCCCCCGACGAGATCGGGATGCGGCTCGTCGACGAGGCGGCCCGGCTGCTCGCCGAGCACGGCCCCTCCGGGCTGTCGCTGCGCCGGGTCGCCGCGGCGTCGGGGACGTCGACCATGGCCGTCTACACCCGTTTCGGTGACAAGCAGGGGCTGCTGGCGGCCATGTACCGCGAGGGCTTCCGACGGCTGGGGGCGCGGCTGGCAGAGGCGGCGCAGCCGCCCGACCTGCAGGCCCCGCTCCCCGGGCTCGCGGCCGTGGGCCGCGCCTACCGGGAGTCCGCGCTGGCCTCGCCCTTCCTGTACGCGCTGATGTTCGGCCCGCACCCCGCGGTGGCCGGCCCCGGTCCGGACGGCGGGGCGGCCATCGCCGAGGCGGCCGAGGCGACGTACCGCCCGCTCGAGGCCGGGGTCCGCGAGGCGGTCGCCGGGGGCCTGCTGGTCGGCGACCCGGCCCGCATCGCCCGGCACCTGTGGACCGTCGCCCACGGCGCGGTCTCGCTCGAGCTGTCCGGGCGGCTCGCCCCGGACGAGGACCCCGCAGCCCTGTACGACGACGCCCTGCTCCTCGCCGCCCTCCCCTTCCTGGCGGGATGA
- a CDS encoding DUF2306 domain-containing protein, translating to MTMVIVIHATAATLSLVLGAVNLARRPKGDRRHRLVGRVWVVAMYLAVLTSFAIREVNPGGFSWLHGLSAFTLVTLTVGWVAALRGRIETHRGFLRGSYVGTVAAFVGAVVVPQRAVPRLAVDHPWLLSVAAAAVLAVAWLVVALAGRPVRRRDVLISEARVPR from the coding sequence ATGACCATGGTGATCGTCATCCACGCCACCGCCGCGACGCTGTCCCTCGTGCTCGGGGCGGTCAACCTGGCCCGACGTCCGAAGGGTGACCGCCGGCATCGGCTCGTCGGTCGCGTGTGGGTCGTGGCGATGTACCTCGCCGTCCTCACCTCGTTCGCGATCCGCGAGGTGAACCCGGGCGGTTTCAGCTGGCTGCACGGCCTGTCCGCCTTCACCCTGGTGACCCTCACGGTGGGCTGGGTGGCCGCCCTGCGGGGGCGCATCGAGACCCACCGCGGCTTCCTGCGCGGGTCCTACGTCGGCACCGTGGCCGCGTTCGTCGGGGCGGTCGTCGTCCCCCAGCGGGCGGTCCCGCGGCTCGCGGTCGACCACCCGTGGCTGCTGTCCGTCGCCGCGGCGGCGGTGCTCGCCGTCGCCTGGCTCGTCGTGGCGCTCGCCGGGCGTCCGGTTCGCCGCCGCGACGTCCTCATCAGCGAGGCACGGGTGCCGCGCTGA
- a CDS encoding aminoglycoside phosphotransferase family protein, with product MSATDVRIPGAFAAALDGRGPDGLSPADGVSGRDWLDGLPRLLDDLLDGWALRPDGESRWGSCALVLPVRTGDDEPAALKVTWPHLEARAEHLALRAWDGDGAVRLLRADPHRLALLLERLEPTDLTDVWVEEACETVGGLLARLDVPAIARVPRLSAYAARQAAAPDSPAVPHRYTDQARHLAAELAADADVDARLLHTDLHYENVLAAARLPWLAIDPKPMAGERAFEVAPLLWNRADADELGTGPAIRWSLRRRVEVVCEAAGIDEARARAWSVVRVVDWARDQPPGSAASGLAVTILKAMND from the coding sequence GTGAGCGCCACCGACGTGCGGATCCCGGGCGCCTTCGCCGCCGCCCTCGACGGCCGCGGGCCCGACGGGCTCTCCCCCGCCGACGGCGTGTCCGGCCGCGACTGGCTCGACGGGCTGCCGCGCCTGCTCGACGACCTGCTCGACGGGTGGGCGCTGCGTCCCGACGGTGAGTCCCGTTGGGGCAGCTGCGCGCTCGTCCTCCCGGTCCGCACCGGCGACGACGAGCCGGCCGCTCTCAAGGTCACCTGGCCGCACCTCGAGGCGCGTGCCGAGCACCTGGCGCTGCGGGCGTGGGACGGCGACGGAGCGGTCCGGCTGCTGCGCGCCGACCCGCACCGCCTGGCGCTGCTGCTCGAGCGGCTCGAGCCCACCGACCTCACCGACGTGTGGGTCGAGGAGGCCTGCGAGACCGTCGGCGGCCTGCTGGCGCGGCTCGACGTGCCGGCCATCGCGCGCGTGCCGCGGCTGAGCGCGTACGCCGCCCGCCAGGCCGCCGCTCCCGACAGCCCCGCCGTGCCGCACCGCTACACCGACCAGGCCCGGCACCTGGCCGCGGAGCTCGCCGCCGACGCCGACGTCGACGCGCGGCTGCTGCACACCGACCTGCACTACGAGAACGTCCTGGCCGCAGCGCGCCTGCCGTGGCTGGCCATCGACCCCAAGCCGATGGCCGGTGAGCGGGCCTTCGAGGTCGCGCCGCTGCTGTGGAACCGCGCCGACGCCGACGAGCTCGGGACCGGACCGGCCATCCGGTGGAGCCTGCGCCGCCGCGTCGAGGTGGTCTGCGAGGCCGCCGGGATCGACGAGGCGCGCGCCCGCGCCTGGTCGGTCGTGCGCGTCGTCGACTGGGCGCGCGACCAGCCGCCCGGCTCCGCGGCGAGCGGGCTCGCGGTGACGATCCTCAAGGCGATGAACGACTGA
- a CDS encoding DUF4439 domain-containing protein, with the protein MPVAAPRPRGGLPSRRGVLRTGSGLLGLGLAAVLTGSLAGCGVRLDGEPAPAPAPVADESPLLRVLVAVAYAAAVAGRTTPRSTASARLAALHATQVAAVRDRLRVAGVDDAVTDAAAQPPSSPTGADARTLVRAESAVVLGELLPVAGGTASIATRVLAAAVATCGAAGAAEVGTPLSWPDAPALPGPAAAALLDATRAASYGVTVATARVPAQQRAPYAALGSRLAVRADSLLAQAGSSAGPPQLGWRLPFPVTDQASARRLVQHVLVGLVAAGLDPLATGAVPAGSRAVDRLVQLQADVVGLARGWGTAPTAFPGMVLP; encoded by the coding sequence ATGCCCGTTGCCGCCCCGCGCCCGCGCGGCGGCCTGCCCTCCCGTCGCGGCGTGCTGCGCACGGGCAGCGGCCTCCTCGGCCTCGGCCTGGCCGCCGTCCTCACCGGCTCCCTCGCCGGCTGCGGCGTCCGCCTCGACGGCGAGCCGGCCCCCGCGCCGGCCCCGGTCGCCGACGAGTCGCCGCTGCTGCGGGTGCTCGTCGCGGTCGCCTACGCGGCCGCGGTGGCCGGTCGCACGACCCCGCGCAGCACCGCCTCCGCCCGCCTCGCCGCGCTCCACGCCACGCAGGTCGCCGCCGTGCGCGACCGGCTGCGCGTCGCCGGGGTCGACGACGCCGTCACCGACGCGGCCGCGCAGCCGCCGTCCTCCCCCACCGGGGCCGATGCGCGCACCCTCGTCCGGGCCGAGTCGGCCGTCGTCCTCGGCGAGCTGCTGCCGGTCGCCGGGGGCACCGCGTCGATCGCGACCCGCGTCCTCGCCGCCGCGGTCGCCACCTGCGGCGCGGCGGGCGCCGCCGAGGTCGGCACCCCCCTGTCGTGGCCGGACGCGCCGGCCCTGCCCGGCCCGGCGGCCGCCGCCCTGCTGGACGCGACCCGGGCGGCGTCGTACGGCGTCACGGTGGCGACGGCGAGGGTCCCGGCGCAGCAGCGGGCGCCGTACGCCGCCCTCGGGTCCCGGCTCGCCGTCCGCGCGGACTCGCTGCTGGCGCAGGCCGGGTCGTCGGCCGGACCACCCCAGCTCGGCTGGCGACTCCCCTTCCCGGTCACCGACCAGGCGAGCGCGCGCCGGCTCGTGCAGCACGTCCTCGTCGGTCTCGTGGCGGCCGGGCTCGACCCGCTCGCGACGGGCGCCGTCCCGGCCGGCAGCCGAGCCGTCGACCGGCTCGTGCAGCTGCAGGCCGACGTCGTGGGTCTCGCGCGCGGATGGGGCACCGCCCCCACCGCCTTCCCGGGAATGGTCCTGCCGTGA
- the rimP gene encoding ribosome maturation factor RimP, protein MADDRIGPALTAPLASLGLVLDDLTVVPAGRRRVVRVLVDRDLSGLAPDDTDSPVAPLTLDEVADATRVVGAVLDGEYDGPGAAGDGVDLMGSQPYTLEVSSPGLDRPLRGARAFRRNVGRLVALTLADGSSLTARVLSVTGGGDDARAQVEVPGTKKTPATRHEVALADVTSARVQVEFTRPGDAGAPYGPDGPDGQDEQDEQDDEKEDDGGH, encoded by the coding sequence ATGGCGGACGACCGCATCGGACCGGCCCTGACCGCACCCCTCGCGAGCCTCGGGCTCGTGCTCGACGACCTCACGGTCGTCCCCGCCGGTCGCCGGCGCGTGGTGCGAGTCCTGGTCGACCGCGACCTGTCCGGCCTCGCGCCGGACGACACCGACAGCCCGGTGGCCCCGCTCACCCTCGACGAGGTGGCCGACGCCACCCGCGTCGTGGGAGCGGTCCTCGACGGGGAGTACGACGGCCCCGGCGCGGCCGGTGACGGCGTGGACCTCATGGGCTCCCAGCCCTACACGCTCGAGGTGTCCTCGCCCGGGCTCGACCGGCCGCTGCGCGGGGCGCGGGCGTTCCGGCGCAACGTCGGGCGGCTCGTCGCGCTGACGCTCGCCGACGGCTCGTCGCTGACCGCGCGGGTCCTCTCGGTCACCGGCGGCGGGGACGACGCCCGGGCGCAGGTCGAGGTGCCCGGGACGAAGAAGACGCCCGCGACCCGTCACGAGGTGGCCCTGGCCGACGTGACGTCGGCCCGGGTGCAGGTGGAGTTCACGCGCCCGGGTGACGCCGGGGCGCCGTACGGGCCGGACGGGCCGGACGGGCAGGACGAGCAGGACGAGCAGGACGACGAGAAGGAGGACGACGGTGGACATTGA
- the nusA gene encoding transcription termination factor NusA: MDIDLAALRALEREREISLDVLIPAIEQALLMAYQRTEGAYRHARAELDRKTGHVTIWAREEGELLPADEGERPVRAEPGPEFDDTPDGFGRVAAATARQVIVQRLRDLEDEAILGDFRGREGDIVSGIVQQSGSPQHVLVDFGTVEGILPLAEQVPTETYRHGDRLRCFVVSVKRGPKGAQIGLSRTHPNLVKALFKLEVPEIADGTVEIAALAREAGHRTKIAVHAKVPGVNAKGACIGPMGARVRAVMTELQGEKIDIVDYESDPRAFVAAALSPARVSAVEVVDEAARSARVVVPDYQLSLAIGKEGQNARLAHKLTGWRIDIRPDTADTPGLGAGSAEE; encoded by the coding sequence GTGGACATTGACCTGGCGGCGCTGCGCGCCCTGGAGCGCGAGCGCGAGATCAGCCTCGACGTGCTCATCCCCGCCATCGAGCAGGCCCTGCTCATGGCGTACCAGCGCACCGAGGGTGCGTACCGCCACGCGCGGGCCGAGCTGGACCGCAAGACGGGGCACGTGACGATCTGGGCGCGCGAGGAGGGCGAGCTCCTCCCGGCCGACGAGGGGGAGCGGCCGGTCCGCGCCGAGCCCGGCCCCGAGTTCGACGACACGCCCGACGGCTTCGGCCGGGTCGCCGCCGCCACCGCGCGGCAGGTCATCGTGCAGCGCCTGCGCGACCTCGAGGACGAGGCGATCCTCGGCGACTTCCGCGGTCGCGAGGGCGACATCGTCAGCGGCATCGTGCAGCAGAGCGGCAGCCCCCAGCACGTGCTCGTCGACTTCGGCACGGTGGAGGGGATCCTCCCGCTCGCCGAGCAGGTGCCGACCGAGACCTACCGGCACGGCGACCGGCTGCGCTGCTTCGTCGTCAGCGTCAAGCGCGGCCCGAAGGGCGCGCAGATCGGGCTGTCGCGCACCCACCCGAACCTCGTCAAGGCGCTGTTCAAGCTCGAGGTGCCCGAGATCGCCGACGGCACGGTCGAGATCGCGGCGCTGGCGCGCGAGGCCGGCCACCGCACGAAGATCGCCGTCCACGCCAAGGTGCCCGGCGTCAACGCCAAGGGCGCCTGCATCGGGCCGATGGGCGCGCGCGTGCGGGCCGTGATGACCGAGCTGCAGGGCGAGAAGATCGACATCGTCGACTACGAGAGCGACCCGCGGGCCTTCGTGGCCGCCGCGCTCAGCCCCGCCCGGGTGTCCGCGGTGGAGGTCGTCGACGAGGCGGCGCGGTCCGCCAGGGTCGTCGTCCCCGACTACCAGCTCTCGCTCGCCATCGGCAAGGAGGGGCAGAACGCCCGCCTCGCCCACAAGCTCACCGGCTGGCGGATCGACATCCGACCCGACACGGCCGACACGCCCGGGCTCGGGGCGGGCTCGGCGGAGGAGTAG